One region of Longimicrobium sp. genomic DNA includes:
- a CDS encoding division/cell wall cluster transcriptional repressor MraZ, protein MTGFLGSFHHNVDEKGRLSLPASFRREGQEQPFVLVHVFPDALTLYPRSAWAEVEGRLREVLRLQPQARPWVLKVTANACEVVPDKQGRILVPQRLQEAVGIDGATLVVGAIDRIELWDPARFTAATEMPVPDAARFMHQIFG, encoded by the coding sequence ATGACCGGCTTCCTGGGAAGCTTCCATCACAACGTCGACGAAAAGGGCCGCCTCAGCCTTCCCGCCTCCTTCAGGCGGGAAGGCCAGGAACAGCCCTTCGTGCTGGTGCACGTCTTTCCGGACGCGCTCACGCTGTACCCCCGGTCCGCCTGGGCCGAGGTGGAGGGGCGCCTGCGAGAGGTGCTCCGGCTGCAGCCGCAGGCCCGCCCCTGGGTCCTCAAGGTGACGGCCAACGCCTGCGAAGTCGTGCCGGACAAGCAGGGGCGCATCCTTGTGCCCCAGCGGCTGCAGGAAGCGGTGGGGATCGATGGGGCCACGCTGGTGGTGGGCGCCATCGACCGCATCGAGCTGTGGGACCCGGCGCGCTTCACCGCCGCCACCGAGATGCCCGTGCCGGACGCCGCGCGCTTCATGCACCAGATCTTCGGCTAG
- the rsmH gene encoding 16S rRNA (cytosine(1402)-N(4))-methyltransferase RsmH, with protein MSYDTPYHAPVLVEEAMELLRPERGGLYLDGTLGGGGHAEALLERGPEARLIGVDRDPDALAEAGARLERFGERARRVRANFADAVEAAGVEPGTLNGVLLDLGISSHQIDADARGFTFRPGAPLDMRMAQGSAGEPSAADLLAALDEEELANLFYRFGEERKSRRLAKVIAEMRQEAPVDTSDRLVEAMRRGLGGRIEAADKARIFQALRIAVNDEIPSLERALESFREALAPGGVFAVMSYHSLEDRLVKNAFREWSQACICPPQMPMCNCRGVALGETLTRKPVSASPAEVARNPRARSVRLRAWRRA; from the coding sequence GTGAGCTACGACACGCCGTACCACGCCCCCGTCCTGGTGGAGGAGGCGATGGAGCTTCTGCGGCCAGAGCGCGGCGGCCTCTATCTGGACGGCACGCTGGGCGGCGGCGGGCACGCGGAGGCGCTGCTGGAGCGCGGGCCGGAGGCGCGGCTGATCGGGGTGGATCGCGACCCGGACGCGCTGGCGGAGGCGGGGGCGCGGCTGGAGCGCTTCGGGGAGCGGGCGCGGCGGGTGCGCGCCAACTTCGCGGACGCGGTGGAAGCGGCCGGCGTGGAGCCGGGGACGCTCAACGGCGTGCTGCTGGACCTGGGGATCTCGTCGCACCAGATCGACGCGGACGCGCGCGGCTTCACCTTTCGCCCCGGCGCGCCGCTGGACATGCGCATGGCGCAGGGCTCCGCCGGCGAACCGAGCGCCGCCGACCTGCTGGCCGCGCTGGACGAGGAGGAGCTGGCGAACCTCTTCTATCGCTTCGGCGAGGAGCGCAAGTCGCGCAGGCTGGCGAAGGTGATCGCGGAGATGCGGCAGGAGGCGCCGGTGGATACCAGCGACCGGCTGGTGGAGGCGATGCGGCGCGGGCTGGGCGGGAGGATCGAGGCGGCGGACAAGGCCCGCATCTTCCAGGCGCTGCGCATCGCCGTGAACGACGAGATTCCGTCGCTGGAGCGGGCGCTGGAGAGCTTCCGCGAGGCGCTGGCGCCGGGGGGCGTCTTCGCCGTGATGTCGTACCATTCCCTCGAGGACCGGCTGGTGAAGAACGCGTTCCGTGAGTGGAGCCAAGCCTGCATCTGCCCGCCGCAGATGCCCATGTGCAACTGCCGCGGCGTGGCGCTGGGCGAGACGCTCACCCGCAAGCCAGTGTCTGCCTCGCCGGCCGAGGTCGCCCGCAACCCGCGGGCACGCTCCGTACGGCTGCGGGCGTGGAGGCGCGCGTGA
- a CDS encoding septum formation initiator family protein, producing the protein MSSAALAAVRPGANPWDPPPADRSERRARRRGALRRLFFILVMLGALASVVWRQTVGYERERQLSAVRAELSQAEAERVEVTNRIQALQTRARITRVARERLGMHVARDEEIVMLPVPATTPAPPEAP; encoded by the coding sequence GTGAGCTCCGCCGCGCTCGCAGCGGTACGCCCCGGCGCAAACCCGTGGGACCCGCCGCCGGCCGACCGCTCGGAGCGCCGCGCGCGCCGCCGTGGTGCGCTGCGCCGCCTCTTCTTCATCCTGGTGATGCTGGGCGCGCTGGCGTCGGTGGTGTGGCGGCAGACGGTGGGATACGAGCGCGAGCGCCAGCTTTCCGCCGTGCGCGCCGAGCTCTCGCAGGCCGAGGCGGAGCGCGTCGAAGTCACCAACCGCATCCAGGCGCTGCAGACCCGCGCCCGCATCACCCGCGTGGCGCGCGAGCGCCTGGGGATGCACGTCGCACGTGACGAGGAGATCGTGATGCTCCCCGTTCCCGCCACCACCCCGGCGCCGCCGGAGGCCCCTTGA
- a CDS encoding penicillin-binding transpeptidase domain-containing protein, whose translation MSAKRTRPALTSPERIAGRQKLLLASFGVAAMLVVGRAVQLQGFQGAEWKAEAASQQQARVPLPARRGAIYDRDGVPLALTRETYEVAVAPAEITDRREVTKRLVDALGLTKSAARRATDARRKWVVLPGRFTVEQRRKLGEMRGLHLSRQLERFYPQGDVGREVMGTVSADGRALGGIEQAMDSVLRGADGFSIQRRNGRGRKESAVSLPVAPPRDGGDVYLTLDFDLQEIADAALDEAIRNTNASGGDLLLTEPRTGEILAAVSRRKGSRGLAAFVEPYEPGSILKPFFVANLLAGRHASLNDQVFAENGRWADPHGRIHTDVHPYGMLSLRDALRVSSNIGMVKLVPKLRPAEQYANLRDFGFGTPTGVEYPVESGGRLPRPARWSKMTAASLATGYEVSVTPVQMAMAYGALANHGNLMEAHLLRETRGPDGGTRWKMEPRVVRRAVPAAVTDALREVLITVVSDGSAKAAALSTFEVAGKTGTARRTGANGRYEAGQYNASFVSYFPARDPQLVIFVKLDRPQGDYYGGLTAAPVTRATLQAILAARSPSLDRRALLATRIPTPSQPAPRQVVQRRPRASGGEGTYVFDSLPQGAVQAAAPKREPVPVPELAGLSLRDAVRRLHALGFQVRVQGAGTVKGTRPAAGAVQPRGGTVVVVGAER comes from the coding sequence TTGAGCGCCAAGCGCACCCGCCCCGCCCTCACCTCGCCCGAGCGCATCGCCGGGCGGCAGAAGCTCCTCCTGGCGTCGTTCGGCGTGGCCGCGATGCTGGTGGTGGGTCGCGCCGTGCAGCTCCAGGGCTTCCAGGGGGCGGAGTGGAAGGCGGAGGCCGCCAGCCAGCAGCAGGCGCGCGTGCCGCTTCCCGCGCGTCGCGGCGCCATCTACGACCGCGACGGCGTGCCGCTGGCGCTCACACGCGAAACGTACGAGGTGGCAGTCGCGCCCGCGGAGATCACCGACCGGCGCGAGGTGACGAAGCGGCTCGTGGACGCGCTGGGGCTGACGAAGTCGGCGGCGCGGCGCGCGACCGACGCGCGCCGCAAGTGGGTCGTGCTTCCCGGCCGCTTCACGGTGGAGCAGCGCCGCAAGCTGGGCGAGATGCGCGGGCTGCACCTGTCGCGCCAGCTGGAGCGCTTCTACCCGCAGGGCGACGTGGGGCGCGAGGTGATGGGCACGGTCTCGGCGGACGGGCGGGCGCTGGGCGGGATCGAGCAGGCGATGGACTCCGTACTGCGCGGCGCGGACGGCTTCAGCATCCAGCGCCGCAACGGGCGCGGCCGCAAGGAGTCGGCGGTGTCGCTCCCCGTGGCGCCCCCGCGTGACGGCGGCGACGTGTACCTGACGCTGGACTTCGACCTCCAGGAGATCGCGGACGCGGCGCTGGACGAGGCGATCCGCAACACCAACGCCTCCGGCGGCGACCTGCTGCTCACGGAGCCACGCACGGGGGAGATCCTGGCGGCGGTGTCGCGGCGCAAGGGATCGCGCGGGCTGGCGGCGTTCGTGGAGCCGTACGAGCCGGGCTCCATCCTGAAGCCGTTTTTCGTGGCCAACCTGCTGGCCGGGCGCCACGCTTCGCTCAACGACCAGGTGTTTGCGGAGAACGGGCGCTGGGCCGATCCGCACGGCCGCATCCACACCGACGTGCACCCGTACGGCATGCTGTCGCTGCGCGATGCACTGCGCGTCTCCAGCAACATCGGGATGGTGAAGCTGGTGCCGAAGCTGAGGCCCGCGGAGCAGTACGCCAACCTGCGCGACTTCGGCTTCGGCACGCCGACGGGGGTGGAGTACCCGGTGGAGTCGGGCGGGCGGCTGCCGAGGCCCGCGCGCTGGTCCAAGATGACCGCCGCCTCGCTTGCCACCGGCTACGAGGTCTCCGTCACGCCGGTGCAGATGGCGATGGCGTACGGCGCGCTCGCCAACCACGGCAACCTCATGGAAGCCCACCTCCTGCGCGAGACGCGCGGACCAGATGGCGGCACGCGCTGGAAGATGGAGCCGCGCGTGGTTCGCCGCGCCGTCCCGGCGGCGGTGACGGACGCGCTGCGCGAGGTGCTGATCACGGTGGTGTCGGACGGGTCGGCCAAGGCCGCGGCGCTCTCCACCTTTGAGGTGGCAGGGAAGACGGGGACGGCGCGGCGCACGGGGGCGAACGGGCGGTATGAGGCGGGGCAGTACAACGCCAGCTTCGTGTCGTACTTCCCGGCGCGCGACCCGCAGCTCGTCATCTTCGTGAAGCTGGACCGTCCGCAGGGCGACTACTATGGCGGCCTGACCGCGGCGCCGGTGACGCGCGCCACGCTTCAGGCAATCCTGGCGGCGCGCTCGCCCTCGCTGGACCGGCGCGCCCTGCTCGCCACGCGCATCCCCACGCCGTCGCAGCCGGCGCCGCGGCAGGTGGTGCAGCGCCGTCCGCGCGCCTCCGGCGGGGAGGGGACGTACGTCTTCGACTCGCTTCCGCAGGGCGCCGTGCAGGCCGCGGCGCCCAAGCGCGAGCCGGTGCCGGTGCCGGAGCTGGCGGGCCTGTCGCTGCGCGACGCCGTGCGCCGCCTGCACGCGCTTGGCTTCCAGGTGCGCGTGCAGGGCGCGGGCACGGTCAAGGGCACCCGTCCCGCCGCGGGCGCCGTGCAGCCGCGCGGCGGGACCGTCGTGGTGGTGGGGGCGGAGCGCTGA
- a CDS encoding UDP-N-acetylmuramoyl-L-alanyl-D-glutamate--2,6-diaminopimelate ligase, which yields MTTLGAIEARLEREGLLAGGARLSADDAARLVASASADSRKVGPGDLFCAIAGTEGDGHRYLADVAAQGAAGATVERRDDNLTFPQIPVTSGRLAASYAAAELWGDPWNALTLVGVTGTNGKTTTAAILRDMLSRRMPTAYIGTLGALDAGGKVVPGTEGLTTPGPIEAARWLRGFADGGVRALAMEVSSHALHQGRMAAARFDAALFTNLTQDHLDYHGTMEEYRSAKLRLLTLLKDGAAAVVNADDPAWDVVEAERVVRFGMERPADVRAEKVRVGPGGMEWTLTLPDGSAEVNLPLFGNFNVSNALAAAATLWSLGWAAEEIATGLSTIPQVPGRLERIAGPPASATVLADYAHTPDALERALAAVRPLVQGRLIVVFGAGGDRDPTKRPEMGRIAAEGADLAIVTSDNPRTEDPEKILDDIERGMGSAPRVRLSDRREAIRRALLEAGQEDVILLAGKGHETYQIVGREKRSFDERVVVREILAERATSATREWV from the coding sequence ATGACGACGCTCGGCGCGATCGAAGCGCGCCTGGAGCGCGAGGGGCTCCTCGCGGGCGGCGCGCGCCTCTCCGCGGACGACGCGGCGCGCCTGGTCGCGAGCGCCTCCGCGGACTCGCGCAAGGTGGGCCCGGGCGACCTCTTCTGCGCCATCGCCGGCACCGAGGGCGACGGGCACCGCTACCTGGCCGACGTCGCCGCTCAGGGCGCGGCCGGCGCGACGGTGGAGCGGCGCGACGACAACCTCACCTTCCCGCAGATCCCCGTCACCAGCGGGCGTCTGGCCGCATCGTACGCCGCGGCGGAGCTGTGGGGCGATCCCTGGAACGCCCTGACGCTGGTGGGCGTCACCGGGACGAACGGGAAGACGACCACGGCCGCCATCCTGCGCGACATGTTGTCCCGCCGCATGCCCACGGCGTACATCGGCACGCTGGGCGCGCTGGACGCGGGCGGCAAGGTGGTGCCGGGCACGGAGGGGCTCACCACGCCGGGGCCCATCGAGGCGGCGCGCTGGCTGCGCGGCTTCGCGGACGGCGGCGTGCGCGCGCTGGCGATGGAGGTGTCGTCGCACGCGCTGCACCAGGGGCGGATGGCGGCTGCGCGCTTCGACGCGGCGCTCTTCACCAACCTCACGCAGGACCACCTGGACTATCACGGGACGATGGAGGAGTATCGTTCCGCCAAGCTCCGCCTCCTCACGCTGCTCAAGGACGGCGCCGCCGCCGTCGTCAACGCGGACGACCCTGCGTGGGACGTCGTGGAGGCCGAGCGCGTGGTCCGCTTCGGAATGGAGCGCCCCGCCGACGTCCGCGCGGAGAAGGTACGCGTGGGCCCCGGCGGAATGGAGTGGACGCTGACCCTTCCCGACGGGAGTGCGGAGGTGAACCTCCCCCTCTTCGGCAACTTCAACGTCTCCAACGCCCTCGCCGCCGCGGCGACGCTCTGGTCGCTGGGGTGGGCGGCGGAGGAGATCGCGACCGGGCTCTCCACGATCCCCCAGGTGCCGGGACGGCTGGAGAGGATCGCCGGCCCGCCCGCGTCCGCCACCGTGCTCGCGGACTACGCGCACACCCCCGACGCGCTGGAGCGGGCCCTCGCCGCCGTCCGCCCGCTGGTGCAGGGGCGCCTGATCGTCGTATTCGGCGCCGGCGGCGACCGCGATCCCACCAAGCGGCCCGAGATGGGGCGCATCGCGGCGGAGGGGGCGGATCTCGCCATCGTCACCTCCGACAACCCGCGAACCGAAGACCCCGAGAAGATCCTGGACGACATCGAACGCGGCATGGGAAGTGCACCCCGCGTGCGACTTTCCGACCGCCGCGAAGCCATCCGGCGGGCGCTACTCGAGGCCGGCCAGGAGGACGTCATCCTCCTTGCCGGGAAGGGCCACGAGACGTACCAGATCGTGGGCCGCGAGAAGCGTTCGTTCGACGAGCGCGTGGTGGTGCGTGAAATCCTTGCCGAACGGGCAACGTCTGCGACCAGGGAATGGGTGTGA
- the murF gene encoding UDP-N-acetylmuramoyl-tripeptide--D-alanyl-D-alanine ligase, producing the protein MSGFRWTAAEVERALGTRGTEDGDAEYSGVSTDTRKIAQGSLFVALRGANYDAHDFLAVASEAGATAAVVSRMPDVQPSGMRLYLVDDTLHALGRLARHRRRALSGRVVAVAGSNGKTTTKELLRAALGAKFRVHATEANLNNQVGVPLTLLAAPEDAEVLVIETGTNEPGEIALLGAIAEPDVALITSIGEEHLEGFGSVAGVLEEELAILPSVRPGGTAFVADEPPELVARSLTILRDCVRVAGFSADAVVRPEGEVEVRPDGSTAWRFRGVDVHVPLPGMHNVRNALLALGVAEELGVPLSDAARGIGAMSAPKMRNEWRRVGTVGVLADCYNSNPPSLRAAVELLASIPSDGAKVAVVGTMRELGDHADSLHAAAAEQIAGLVGRGIDRVVATGDFVAAFEPLAEELGDRLVAADDPIEAYEELRPSLHGNETILLKGSRGVALERIIPLIERDFGQPAETNQHAGA; encoded by the coding sequence GTGAGCGGATTTCGATGGACTGCCGCCGAGGTGGAGCGCGCGCTGGGCACACGCGGGACTGAGGACGGCGACGCCGAGTATTCCGGCGTCTCCACCGACACACGAAAGATCGCGCAGGGGTCGCTCTTCGTGGCGCTGCGCGGAGCCAACTACGACGCGCACGACTTCCTCGCAGTCGCGTCGGAGGCCGGAGCGACGGCGGCGGTGGTGTCGCGGATGCCGGACGTGCAGCCGAGCGGGATGCGGCTCTACCTGGTGGACGACACGCTCCACGCCCTGGGCCGGCTGGCCCGCCACCGGCGCCGCGCGCTGAGCGGGCGGGTGGTGGCGGTGGCGGGGAGCAACGGGAAGACGACCACCAAGGAGCTCCTCCGCGCCGCGCTGGGCGCGAAGTTCCGGGTGCACGCCACCGAGGCCAACCTCAACAACCAGGTCGGCGTCCCCCTCACCCTCCTCGCCGCGCCGGAAGACGCGGAGGTGCTGGTGATCGAGACGGGGACCAACGAGCCGGGGGAGATCGCGCTGCTGGGCGCCATCGCCGAGCCGGACGTGGCGCTGATCACCTCCATCGGCGAAGAGCACCTGGAGGGGTTCGGGAGCGTGGCCGGCGTGCTGGAGGAGGAGCTCGCCATCCTCCCCTCCGTGCGCCCCGGCGGCACCGCCTTCGTGGCCGACGAGCCGCCCGAGCTGGTGGCGCGCTCCCTCACCATCCTGCGCGACTGCGTGCGGGTCGCGGGCTTCTCCGCCGACGCGGTCGTACGGCCGGAGGGCGAGGTGGAGGTGCGGCCGGATGGGAGCACCGCCTGGCGCTTCCGCGGCGTCGACGTCCACGTGCCGCTCCCCGGCATGCACAACGTGCGCAACGCCCTGCTCGCCCTCGGCGTCGCCGAGGAGCTTGGGGTTCCTCTGTCGGATGCGGCGCGCGGAATTGGGGCCATGTCGGCACCAAAGATGAGGAACGAGTGGCGCAGAGTGGGCACCGTGGGGGTGCTGGCGGACTGCTACAACTCCAACCCGCCCTCCCTGCGCGCCGCCGTCGAGCTGCTGGCCTCCATCCCCAGCGACGGGGCGAAGGTGGCCGTGGTGGGGACGATGCGGGAGCTGGGCGACCACGCGGACTCGCTGCACGCCGCCGCCGCCGAGCAGATCGCCGGGCTGGTGGGGCGGGGGATCGATCGGGTAGTGGCGACGGGCGACTTCGTGGCTGCGTTCGAGCCGCTCGCCGAAGAGCTGGGAGACCGCCTTGTCGCCGCGGACGACCCCATCGAGGCGTACGAGGAGCTTCGCCCCTCGCTGCACGGGAACGAGACGATCCTGCTGAAAGGGTCGCGCGGTGTGGCGCTGGAGAGGATCATCCCCCTGATCGAGCGGGACTTCGGCCAGCCGGCCGAGACCAACCAACACGCCGGGGCCTGA
- the mraY gene encoding phospho-N-acetylmuramoyl-pentapeptide-transferase: protein MLYHLLVPLAEYNAAFNVFRYHTFRAAGAVVTAFLVAFWFGPAIIGRLRMLKLGQIVRTEGPQTHLGKRGTPTMGGVVIVLATVIPTLLWARLDNPYTVIAIVTLLWLGALGFMDDYLKITRKGTDGLAGRYKILGQGSLGLLLGALLVWFPLSEVPSTWTQIPFFKSVHLEFFWPVYILFVTFVLVGCSNAVNLTDGLDGLAAGLSAIAAVTFGLFAYLFGRVDISDYLNLFYLPGAGELAIFCVALAGGCMGFLWFNAHPAEVFMGDTGSLAIGGVLGAVAVLLKAEFLLAIVGAVFVAEALSVMSQTVYYKWTKKRSGVGKRIFRMAPLHHHFEQIGWHESKVIIRFWIVGIMCALAAVATLKIR, encoded by the coding sequence GTGCTCTACCACCTGCTGGTGCCGCTCGCGGAGTACAACGCGGCCTTCAACGTCTTCCGCTACCACACCTTCCGCGCCGCGGGGGCCGTGGTGACGGCGTTCCTGGTGGCCTTCTGGTTCGGGCCCGCCATCATCGGCCGGCTGCGCATGCTCAAGCTCGGGCAGATCGTGCGCACCGAGGGGCCGCAGACGCACCTGGGCAAGCGCGGCACGCCCACCATGGGCGGCGTGGTCATCGTGCTGGCTACCGTGATCCCCACGCTGCTCTGGGCGCGGCTGGACAACCCGTACACCGTCATCGCCATCGTGACGCTCCTCTGGCTGGGAGCGCTCGGTTTCATGGACGACTACCTCAAGATCACCCGCAAGGGGACGGACGGGCTGGCGGGGCGCTACAAGATCCTGGGCCAGGGCTCGCTGGGGCTCCTCCTGGGCGCCTTACTCGTCTGGTTTCCGCTCAGCGAGGTGCCGAGCACCTGGACGCAGATCCCCTTCTTCAAGAGCGTCCACCTGGAGTTCTTTTGGCCCGTCTACATCCTGTTCGTGACGTTCGTGCTGGTGGGGTGCTCCAACGCGGTGAACCTCACGGACGGGCTGGACGGGCTGGCGGCGGGGCTCTCGGCGATCGCGGCTGTGACGTTCGGGCTCTTTGCCTACCTCTTCGGCCGCGTGGACATCTCGGACTACCTGAACCTCTTCTACCTGCCGGGCGCGGGCGAGCTGGCGATCTTTTGCGTGGCGCTGGCCGGCGGGTGCATGGGCTTCCTCTGGTTCAACGCACACCCCGCCGAGGTGTTCATGGGCGACACCGGCTCGCTGGCCATCGGCGGCGTGCTGGGGGCGGTGGCGGTGCTGCTGAAGGCGGAGTTCCTGCTGGCCATCGTGGGCGCGGTGTTCGTGGCCGAGGCGCTCTCGGTAATGTCGCAGACCGTCTACTACAAGTGGACGAAGAAGCGAAGCGGCGTGGGCAAGCGCATCTTTCGCATGGCGCCGCTGCACCACCACTTCGAGCAGATCGGGTGGCACGAGAGCAAGGTGATCATCCGCTTCTGGATCGTGGGGATCATGTGCGCCCTCGCCGCCGTCGCCACGCTCAAGATCCGGTGA
- the murD gene encoding UDP-N-acetylmuramoyl-L-alanine--D-glutamate ligase has protein sequence MSRTLAGETIGVLGLARSGMAAARLALARGAKVYASDAGSGPAAQKAAEELRALGGDAETGGHDLAKLAACTRIVLSPGIPPTARVLRDPAIAHVPVIPEVELAYEQLGSRVIGITGTNGKTTVTGLIEHILRAAGRDAVAGGNIGTALSELALREPQPEIAVVETSSFQLGMVREFAPEIGVLTNLAPDHLDWYPDVEAYYADKANLFRNATPASRWVLNAEDERARLLPGDAPGERFYFRVASQPEDGERGGFLDPEGWLTLRMDGETEEALAPAHELRILGPHNAANALAAALAARLAGADAKDIGHALRGFEAPAHRLQPVGEKGGVLWVNDSKATNIASTRVAVRGMTRPVVLLLGGRHKGEPYTELLPELGPNVRAVVAYGEAAPIVQSDLAGHVPVERVDGSFEEVVRRARELAREGDAILLSPACSSFDMFPNYEERGRRFAELAAEDRT, from the coding sequence ATGAGCCGCACGCTCGCCGGCGAAACGATCGGGGTGCTCGGGCTGGCGCGGAGCGGGATGGCGGCGGCGCGGCTGGCGCTGGCGCGCGGGGCAAAGGTCTACGCCAGCGACGCCGGCAGCGGGCCCGCGGCGCAGAAGGCCGCCGAGGAGCTGCGCGCGCTGGGTGGCGACGCGGAGACGGGCGGGCACGACCTGGCGAAGCTGGCGGCGTGCACGCGCATCGTCCTCTCCCCAGGCATCCCGCCGACGGCAAGGGTCCTCCGCGATCCGGCCATCGCGCACGTGCCGGTGATCCCCGAGGTGGAGCTGGCGTACGAGCAGCTCGGGTCGCGCGTGATCGGCATCACGGGGACCAACGGGAAGACGACGGTCACGGGGCTGATCGAGCACATCCTGCGCGCCGCCGGGCGCGACGCGGTGGCGGGCGGCAACATCGGCACGGCGCTGAGCGAGCTTGCGCTGCGCGAGCCGCAGCCGGAGATCGCGGTGGTGGAGACCTCGTCGTTCCAGCTCGGGATGGTCCGCGAGTTCGCGCCGGAGATCGGAGTGCTGACCAACCTGGCGCCCGACCACCTGGACTGGTACCCGGACGTGGAGGCGTACTACGCGGACAAGGCCAACCTCTTCCGCAACGCCACCCCCGCCAGCCGCTGGGTGCTGAACGCCGAGGACGAGCGCGCCCGCCTCCTTCCGGGGGATGCGCCGGGGGAGCGCTTCTACTTCCGCGTCGCATCGCAGCCGGAGGATGGAGAGCGCGGCGGCTTCCTGGACCCGGAAGGGTGGCTCACGCTGCGGATGGACGGCGAGACCGAGGAAGCGCTGGCTCCCGCGCACGAGCTCAGGATCCTGGGTCCGCACAACGCCGCCAACGCCCTCGCCGCCGCGCTGGCCGCGCGGCTTGCCGGGGCGGATGCAAAAGACATCGGGCACGCGCTGCGCGGATTCGAGGCGCCCGCGCACCGCCTGCAGCCCGTGGGCGAAAAGGGCGGCGTGCTCTGGGTCAACGACAGCAAGGCGACCAACATCGCCTCCACCCGCGTCGCGGTGCGGGGGATGACGCGGCCCGTCGTCCTGCTGCTGGGCGGGCGGCACAAGGGCGAGCCGTACACGGAGCTCCTCCCAGAGCTGGGCCCCAACGTCCGCGCGGTGGTGGCGTACGGCGAGGCAGCCCCGATCGTGCAGAGCGACCTTGCCGGTCACGTCCCGGTCGAACGCGTGGACGGATCGTTCGAAGAGGTGGTGCGCCGCGCCCGCGAGCTGGCGCGCGAGGGCGACGCCATCCTCCTTTCGCCCGCGTGCAGCAGCTTCGACATGTTCCCCAACTACGAAGAGCGGGGCCGGCGCTTCGCCGAGCTCGCCGCCGAGGATCGCACGTGA
- the ftsW gene encoding putative lipid II flippase FtsW produces MITLPGRPRAEARPAQPPVPPRDRRPAAPRPAAARVARAESTLESRALVALTAVALCFGLVEMYSASSFIARSEDLPGHYYALKQLRAVAAGVLMAAIISRLDYRRFRLWAWPMLIGVGLMLVVVIMPGTEAIAPRINGARRWLDLGMSFQPSELAKLVLIIWTAMLAVKKEDKLHSMSRGLVPFLMVWVPIALLIFLEPNLSAALLVVLLSALVLFAGGARIGHFIVLGLIAIPVVWAKVQDAGYRMKRIAAFLDPGNDTQGVAYQINQSLIAIGSGGLGGVGFGNSRQKFGFLPEAHNDFLFSMISEEWGLVGVLFVVAVFAGFLVLGYRIAARAPDRFGYLVALGMTNLIVVTAFLHMGVAMALLPTTGFTLPFMSYGGSALLTYFVAVGVLLSVARTRGTAA; encoded by the coding sequence GTGATCACCCTGCCAGGCCGCCCCCGCGCCGAAGCCCGTCCCGCCCAGCCGCCGGTCCCCCCGCGCGACCGGCGCCCCGCCGCGCCCCGCCCGGCCGCCGCCAGGGTTGCCCGCGCCGAGTCCACGCTGGAGTCGCGCGCGCTCGTCGCCCTCACCGCCGTGGCGCTCTGCTTCGGGCTGGTGGAGATGTACAGCGCCTCGTCGTTCATCGCGCGCAGCGAGGACCTTCCGGGGCATTACTACGCCCTCAAGCAGCTGCGGGCCGTCGCGGCGGGCGTGCTGATGGCCGCCATCATCTCGCGGCTCGACTACCGCCGCTTCCGGCTGTGGGCGTGGCCGATGCTGATCGGCGTGGGGCTGATGCTGGTGGTGGTGATCATGCCGGGTACGGAGGCGATCGCGCCGCGCATCAACGGCGCGCGGCGCTGGCTGGACCTGGGGATGTCGTTCCAGCCGTCGGAGCTGGCGAAGCTGGTGCTGATCATCTGGACGGCGATGCTGGCGGTGAAGAAGGAGGACAAGCTCCACTCCATGAGCCGCGGCCTGGTGCCCTTTCTGATGGTGTGGGTGCCGATCGCGCTCCTCATCTTCCTGGAGCCCAACCTGAGCGCGGCGCTCCTCGTGGTCCTGCTCAGCGCGCTGGTACTCTTTGCGGGCGGGGCGCGGATCGGACACTTCATCGTGCTGGGGCTGATCGCCATCCCCGTCGTCTGGGCCAAGGTCCAGGACGCGGGCTACCGGATGAAGCGCATCGCCGCCTTCCTCGATCCCGGCAACGACACGCAGGGCGTCGCGTACCAGATCAACCAGTCGCTGATCGCCATCGGCTCCGGCGGGCTGGGCGGGGTGGGTTTCGGCAACTCGCGCCAGAAGTTCGGCTTCCTTCCCGAGGCCCACAACGACTTCCTCTTCTCCATGATCTCCGAGGAGTGGGGGCTGGTGGGCGTGCTGTTCGTCGTGGCGGTCTTCGCGGGGTTCCTGGTACTGGGCTACCGCATCGCGGCGCGCGCGCCGGACCGCTTCGGCTACCTGGTGGCGCTCGGGATGACCAACCTGATCGTCGTCACCGCCTTCCTCCACATGGGCGTCGCAATGGCACTGCTGCCGACCACGGGCTTCACCCTTCCCTTCATGTCGTACGGGGGGAGCGCGCTGCTCACCTACTTCGTGGCGGTCGGCGTGCTGCTGAGCGTGGCCCGCACGCGGGGGACGGCCGCATGA